The following proteins come from a genomic window of Paenibacillus wynnii:
- a CDS encoding ketoacyl-ACP synthase III, whose product MTGSKITAIGSYVPAQRLTNTDLEHMVETNDEWIVQRTGIRERRISRQDEFTSDLCVAAVEDLIVRYGKSVQDVDMVIVATSTPDFTFPTVAAIIQHRLGIPMTSGTMDLSAACSGFVYGLHTANSFVASGLHRKVLVIGADTISKITDYTDRSTCILFGDGASAVLVEKSEESSGFLGFHLGSDGSGAQHVYRTALSRSINDIELIDSQMLVQNGREVFRWAIRTVPQGVEQLLMKAETELDQVDWFIPHSANLRIIEPISERMNYSMEKVLYSLVNFGNTSAATIPLALDMGIREGKVQNGQKVLMYGFGAGLTHAGLLVQLDLDQQISDPTPL is encoded by the coding sequence ATGACAGGATCTAAAATTACAGCTATCGGATCTTACGTTCCGGCTCAAAGATTAACTAATACGGATCTGGAACATATGGTGGAGACCAATGATGAATGGATTGTTCAACGGACCGGAATTCGGGAGCGCAGAATCAGCCGGCAGGATGAGTTCACCAGTGATTTATGTGTGGCTGCCGTAGAGGATTTGATCGTGCGATACGGTAAAAGCGTGCAGGATGTGGACATGGTAATTGTGGCTACCAGCACACCGGACTTCACCTTTCCCACAGTAGCTGCTATCATTCAGCATCGTTTGGGTATTCCTATGACTTCCGGGACTATGGATTTGAGTGCGGCCTGCTCAGGTTTTGTATATGGACTGCATACAGCCAACAGCTTTGTGGCCTCAGGGCTCCATCGTAAGGTATTAGTCATCGGTGCGGATACCATTTCTAAAATAACAGATTATACGGATCGCAGTACTTGCATCCTATTTGGTGACGGCGCCAGCGCCGTATTGGTGGAGAAAAGTGAAGAGTCATCGGGGTTCCTCGGCTTTCATCTGGGAAGTGACGGGAGCGGGGCTCAGCATGTGTATCGAACAGCTCTATCCCGCTCCATTAATGATATCGAGTTGATTGACTCACAAATGTTAGTTCAGAATGGCAGAGAGGTGTTTCGCTGGGCGATTAGAACGGTTCCTCAAGGTGTCGAACAGCTGCTTATGAAGGCAGAAACGGAGCTGGATCAAGTAGATTGGTTTATCCCGCATAGCGCCAATCTGCGAATAATTGAACCCATTAGTGAGAGAATGAACTACTCCATGGAGAAGGTTCTGTATAGTCTTGTGAACTTTGGTAATACCTCCGCTGCAACGATTCCTTTGGCACTCGATATGGGCATCCGTGAAGGCAAAGTGCAGAATGGCCAGAAGGTTCTGATGTACGGCTTCGGTGCCGGACTTACGCACGCCGGGTTGTTGGTACAGCTGGATTTGGATCAGCAGATATCTGATCCTACCCCTTTATAA
- a CDS encoding alpha-amylase family glycosyl hydrolase gives MKRKLWLLPVLITSMVLSLAIQLFVLTPSVAEAASIGTVTENDSIYQIMVDRFNDGDSTNNATGSAIRYGETTEDDFRYMKGGDWQGVIDKLPYIKNMGYTAIWISPVAEPQMTNRDNNGTGKNTAYHGYNVKNPNAANPYFGTKEKLKELVDAAHAQGIKVIIDVVPNHIGDYMLGTQANYDIASLQPVAPFNNPSWYHHNGDINWGLVDGRYDQWAQDYLENHDLGGLDDIDFDVPAAKQAIFNSIKGWFDYTGADGARVDAAKLIKPTDIGELQNLLGVNTFGENFDGNAEFVSRWVGTNKEWGMLDFPLFFSVLNSFAYGQSFDANIKSTLAQDSVYNGNANHMVTFIDNHDRNRFLTEAGGNVAKMQNALAFLFTVRGTPVVFQGTEQDKGNGNGQIMTGGIADTWNRWSMVKRDANGNVLQNYFNENANTYKFVAKLNDIRKNNAALRTGTQREMWSAQNLYAFSRRVDSGANLGQEVISVFSNASSGTQSVNLPLRAESTLTVGTVLVNQLNTADTVTVQSGGATGKQIAVSVGANASKIYAKQPLIVDTIAPTPPTNVTAVPQSASSVLVSWTASTDNVGVTGYEVYRNGVKVGTTAATSYTDINLTSSTTYEYTIKAFDAAGNLSGLSAIAFATTPPGNSVKIFYKNPAFSSSYIHYKLDGATTWTTPPGVQMSSSAFSGYSVITVPLGSSAGLTAAFNNGSGTWDSNGSSNYHFNSGTWSLVNGSISAGEPKADGVTFRVTVPSTTPASGPVYLTGSFNNWNAADPAYQLTKGSDGIYSITLNLPAGTAVQYKLTRGTWATVETTTSGADIANRTLTPSGGAQTVTLTVQRWKDQ, from the coding sequence ATGAAACGCAAATTATGGCTTCTACCGGTTCTGATTACATCTATGGTTCTTTCTTTGGCTATTCAGTTGTTTGTCTTAACACCGTCAGTCGCTGAGGCGGCAAGTATTGGAACCGTTACGGAAAACGACTCGATTTATCAGATTATGGTGGACCGCTTCAATGACGGAGATTCCACTAACAATGCAACTGGATCAGCCATACGTTACGGGGAAACTACGGAGGATGATTTTCGATATATGAAAGGCGGCGACTGGCAGGGGGTTATCGACAAGCTCCCCTACATCAAGAATATGGGATATACTGCCATCTGGATATCACCAGTAGCAGAGCCGCAGATGACCAATCGGGATAACAACGGTACTGGTAAAAATACAGCCTACCACGGCTACAATGTTAAGAATCCTAATGCAGCAAATCCTTACTTCGGAACTAAAGAGAAGCTGAAAGAACTGGTAGATGCAGCACATGCTCAGGGCATCAAGGTTATCATTGATGTCGTTCCTAATCATATCGGAGATTACATGCTCGGGACTCAGGCTAACTATGATATCGCAAGCCTGCAGCCTGTGGCACCGTTCAATAATCCATCGTGGTATCACCATAACGGAGATATTAACTGGGGACTTGTTGATGGACGATACGATCAATGGGCACAGGATTATCTGGAGAATCATGATCTGGGCGGACTGGATGACATCGACTTCGATGTTCCGGCTGCGAAGCAAGCTATTTTTAACTCAATCAAAGGTTGGTTTGACTATACAGGTGCCGATGGAGCACGTGTCGATGCAGCCAAGCTGATTAAGCCGACGGATATCGGTGAATTGCAGAATCTGTTAGGCGTTAATACGTTCGGTGAGAATTTTGACGGCAATGCAGAATTTGTCTCAAGATGGGTAGGAACGAATAAGGAGTGGGGAATGTTAGACTTTCCATTATTCTTCTCTGTCCTTAATAGCTTTGCTTATGGTCAATCCTTTGATGCCAACATCAAGAGTACACTGGCTCAGGATTCCGTATATAACGGGAATGCCAACCATATGGTTACCTTTATCGATAACCATGACCGTAACCGTTTCTTAACAGAGGCTGGAGGAAATGTAGCGAAGATGCAGAATGCATTAGCCTTCCTCTTCACAGTACGCGGAACACCGGTTGTCTTTCAAGGAACCGAGCAGGATAAAGGTAATGGCAATGGTCAGATTATGACAGGTGGAATCGCTGATACCTGGAACCGCTGGTCGATGGTAAAGCGGGATGCCAATGGTAACGTGCTTCAAAACTATTTCAATGAGAATGCAAACACCTATAAGTTTGTCGCCAAATTGAACGACATCCGTAAAAATAACGCAGCACTGCGTACAGGAACTCAGCGTGAAATGTGGTCGGCACAGAATTTGTATGCTTTTTCCCGCCGTGTTGATAGTGGAGCTAACTTGGGACAGGAAGTTATCTCTGTCTTCAGTAATGCATCCAGCGGTACGCAAAGTGTGAACTTGCCCCTTCGTGCAGAAAGCACACTGACGGTAGGAACTGTGTTGGTGAATCAATTAAACACAGCGGATACAGTTACTGTTCAGTCTGGCGGAGCTACAGGTAAACAAATTGCAGTCTCAGTGGGGGCAAATGCTTCCAAAATCTACGCGAAACAGCCGCTAATCGTAGATACGATCGCTCCGACTCCACCGACAAATGTAACGGCAGTACCACAGAGCGCTTCAAGCGTACTAGTGAGCTGGACCGCTTCTACTGACAATGTAGGAGTAACGGGGTATGAGGTATATCGTAATGGCGTCAAGGTTGGAACAACAGCTGCGACTTCCTATACGGACATTAACTTAACTTCAAGCACAACATATGAGTACACCATCAAAGCCTTTGATGCTGCGGGAAATCTCTCTGGACTGAGTGCGATTGCCTTCGCAACCACTCCACCAGGCAACAGCGTGAAGATTTTCTACAAAAATCCAGCTTTCAGCAGCTCCTACATTCATTACAAGTTGGATGGAGCTACAACCTGGACCACGCCACCTGGCGTGCAGATGTCATCCTCTGCTTTTAGCGGATACAGTGTGATTACAGTGCCGTTAGGCAGTTCTGCAGGACTTACTGCAGCCTTTAACAACGGCAGCGGGACTTGGGATAGTAACGGTAGTAGCAACTACCACTTCAACAGCGGGACATGGAGTCTTGTAAATGGCAGTATCTCTGCAGGCGAGCCAAAAGCAGACGGTGTTACGTTCCGGGTAACCGTTCCATCTACCACTCCAGCGAGCGGTCCCGTGTATCTCACCGGTTCGTTCAATAACTGGAATGCGGCTGACCCTGCCTATCAGCTTACCAAAGGAAGCGATGGGATCTATTCCATTACGTTGAATCTTCCTGCCGGAACTGCGGTGCAGTATAAGCTGACCCGCGGAACATGGGCGACCGTGGAAACGACTACATCCGGTGCGGATATAGCGAACCGTACACTGACACCCTCTGGCGGTGCGCAGACGGTGACACTAACCGTTCAACGCTGGAAGGATCAATAA
- a CDS encoding glycosyl hydrolase: MKHGFRFGLVFLLLLNMLPGIGSAFSGEVPMGSGSYSTVLPPGATDVQSQIYKSSNSSNVTGKMQTNDWWSSLAWTPYSNAQFPHPLAVKNQSDGMRIYYPGNRITANSAAIAGWMNDIHDFTVGHSASATFPDAKVDGFNDWFVKALYQNGTNSMTATYGHGSPFVYFTYGGGNPALKFYSPPTIWSGTASSSVLGITMEGAHYALFGPTGSTWSGIGTKALTNNLNGKNYFSIAVLPDNTAATLNKFKQYAYSYVTDTKMNYSYNPANSEVSTTFTYTTTPKEGTQNGTIYALYPHQWKNTAQSLLSYTYNSVRGTMKTGEGSSFTTNMKFTGVLPSLPDKGSYNKTTLGGYVNEEEALTYTGGNDTYYLGKRLGKLAVLAPIADQVGDTAAANQFRGEIKNRLQDWLKASDGSGNLKSSNLFYYNNNWGTLIGYPASFGSADELNDHHFHYGYFIKAAAEVARTDKTWASNYAPMVNLLIRDIANIDRNDTMFPFLRNFDPYAGHTWASGHAKFDDGNNNESSSEAMNAWTGLILWGEATGNTTVRDLGIYLYTTEMNAVNDYWFDVQDNTHAASYTPSVVTMVWGGKGANGTWFTANPEQVHGINWLPITAGSLYLTHYPSYANKNYNAMLSENGGTSWDMWRDLVWMYRAISNPTEAKSQFSAGIGSMVTGAGEGSGGTEGGNSKANTYHWIYNLDAMGNADSTITANSPTAAVFNKNGVKTYIAYNYTNAAKTVTFSDGTSVSVSANSFNTGNGGGGGDTTAPSAPANLASTGKTSSSVSLSWSASTDNVGVTGYTVYYNGGSLPVTGTSATVSGLSANTAYTFTVKANDAAGNVSGASNAVAVTTSSGGDTTAPSAPANLVSTGKTSSSVSLSWSASTDNVGVTGYTVYYNGGSLPVTGTSATVSGLSANTAYTFTVKANDAAGNVSGTSNAVAVTTGSSGGGVITTPDYTAQVTKTGTTTAKIAFTPTTSALYVDVHYTINNGPQLNLRMTLNGSAWEYTVSGISTGQVLKYWFTYEKSGPQYDSPQYTYTME, encoded by the coding sequence ATGAAACATGGGTTTCGGTTTGGATTGGTTTTCCTTCTTCTGCTTAATATGCTGCCGGGCATAGGTTCTGCATTCTCCGGCGAGGTTCCTATGGGTTCAGGCAGTTATTCGACTGTCTTACCTCCAGGTGCTACTGATGTACAGTCTCAAATCTATAAGTCTAGTAATTCTAGTAATGTTACTGGAAAAATGCAGACGAATGACTGGTGGAGCAGCCTTGCATGGACTCCATACTCGAACGCACAGTTTCCACATCCGCTGGCAGTCAAAAACCAGAGTGACGGGATGAGGATTTATTACCCAGGTAATCGCATTACGGCGAATAGTGCAGCCATTGCGGGCTGGATGAATGATATCCATGACTTTACGGTCGGTCATTCTGCTTCAGCAACGTTCCCTGATGCCAAGGTGGACGGTTTTAACGATTGGTTTGTGAAAGCGCTTTATCAAAACGGCACGAACTCCATGACAGCTACGTACGGACACGGTTCCCCTTTTGTCTACTTCACATACGGGGGCGGTAATCCTGCACTGAAATTCTATTCTCCACCTACGATTTGGTCAGGAACAGCGAGCAGCTCCGTGCTCGGGATCACGATGGAAGGAGCTCATTACGCGTTGTTTGGTCCGACAGGAAGCACCTGGTCCGGAATCGGAACGAAAGCCCTGACGAACAATCTGAACGGGAAGAACTATTTTTCGATAGCGGTACTCCCGGATAATACAGCAGCCACACTGAATAAATTCAAGCAATATGCCTATTCGTATGTGACAGACACGAAGATGAACTACTCCTACAATCCGGCTAACAGTGAGGTCTCTACGACCTTTACTTATACGACAACACCTAAAGAAGGCACCCAAAACGGCACAATCTACGCTCTTTACCCACATCAATGGAAAAATACAGCACAATCGCTACTGTCCTACACCTACAACTCGGTACGAGGAACGATGAAGACGGGTGAAGGCTCCTCTTTTACAACGAATATGAAGTTTACGGGTGTACTTCCGTCACTACCCGACAAAGGAAGTTATAACAAAACGACCCTCGGCGGGTACGTCAACGAAGAAGAAGCCTTGACCTACACGGGCGGCAACGATACTTATTATCTCGGTAAACGGTTAGGCAAGCTGGCTGTGCTGGCACCAATTGCGGATCAGGTCGGAGATACGGCGGCGGCCAATCAGTTCCGGGGAGAAATCAAAAACCGGCTGCAGGATTGGCTTAAGGCAAGTGATGGCAGCGGCAATCTGAAGAGCAGCAACCTGTTCTATTACAACAACAATTGGGGAACCTTAATCGGCTATCCTGCCAGCTTTGGCAGTGCAGATGAACTGAATGACCACCACTTCCATTATGGTTATTTCATCAAGGCAGCAGCAGAGGTGGCTCGTACTGACAAGACATGGGCGAGCAACTATGCACCGATGGTGAATTTGTTGATTCGCGACATTGCGAACATTGATCGCAACGATACCATGTTTCCATTCCTCCGTAATTTTGACCCTTACGCGGGCCATACCTGGGCTTCGGGTCATGCCAAGTTCGACGACGGCAACAATAACGAATCCTCTTCCGAGGCAATGAACGCCTGGACGGGGCTGATTTTATGGGGTGAAGCCACAGGCAATACAACGGTGCGTGATCTCGGAATTTATCTCTACACTACGGAAATGAATGCGGTTAACGATTACTGGTTCGATGTTCAGGACAATACTCATGCAGCGTCCTACACACCTTCTGTTGTAACTATGGTTTGGGGCGGCAAGGGAGCCAACGGAACGTGGTTCACTGCAAATCCGGAGCAGGTCCACGGCATTAACTGGCTGCCAATTACAGCGGGATCCCTATATCTGACTCATTATCCTAGCTACGCGAACAAAAATTACAACGCCATGCTTTCGGAGAATGGCGGAACGAGTTGGGATATGTGGCGGGATCTAGTCTGGATGTACCGGGCGATCTCCAATCCTACGGAAGCCAAATCCCAGTTCAGCGCAGGAATTGGTTCTATGGTTACCGGAGCGGGTGAAGGGTCTGGGGGGACGGAAGGCGGCAACTCCAAGGCCAATACGTATCACTGGATCTACAATCTGGATGCCATGGGCAATGCAGATTCAACGATTACAGCTAATTCACCGACAGCAGCAGTGTTTAACAAAAATGGTGTAAAAACCTACATTGCTTATAACTACACCAACGCCGCGAAGACCGTTACCTTCTCTGACGGTACTAGTGTTTCGGTTTCGGCCAACAGCTTCAACACCGGGAACGGGGGTGGAGGTGGCGATACAACCGCACCTTCAGCACCGGCTAATCTTGCTTCTACCGGCAAAACATCAAGCAGTGTATCCTTGTCATGGTCAGCATCCACCGATAATGTGGGAGTAACAGGGTACACCGTTTATTACAACGGCGGATCACTGCCGGTGACAGGAACATCAGCAACCGTAAGCGGATTGTCGGCCAACACCGCTTATACCTTTACGGTAAAAGCGAACGATGCGGCGGGTAATGTGTCAGGAGCGAGTAATGCGGTTGCGGTAACAACTTCAAGCGGCGGCGATACCACTGCACCTTCAGCGCCGGCTAATCTTGTTTCTACCGGTAAAACATCAAGCAGTGTATCCTTGTCATGGTCAGCATCCACCGATAATGTGGGAGTGACAGGGTACACCGTTTATTACAACGGCGGATCACTTCCGGTGACAGGAACATCAGCAACCGTAAGCGGATTGTCTGCGAACACAGCCTATACCTTTACGGTAAAAGCAAACGATGCGGCGGGTAATGTGTCAGGTACCAGCAATGCAGTTGCGGTTACGACGGGCAGCAGCGGCGGAGGTGTGATTACAACGCCGGATTACACTGCACAGGTTACGAAGACAGGGACGACTACAGCTAAGATCGCCTTCACACCTACAACTAGTGCTCTCTATGTAGATGTGCACTACACAATAAATAATGGGCCGCAGCTCAATTTGCGAATGACTTTGAACGGCTCAGCTTGGGAGTATACGGTAAGCGGAATTAGCACAGGTCAGGTTCTGAAATATTGGTTCACGTATGAGAAATCCGGCCCCCAATACGATTCACCGCAATATACGTATACGATGGAATAA
- a CDS encoding DUF3153 domain-containing protein: MLYSWRKVSIFVLLALTLFLLSGCAKGSAHVTVNRNGSIDTAVNLRLDSRTQSMVSGKMDDLITRLQKVGIPLRKSQDGSSTKYQYLKTYASFQELRSMMSHSNSDLVDANVETTDRWLYTRYTVETQLHLSSYSDKILQNIDSSTLSKPLVRLLLQGFAFDFSLTLPFDVFGDNNAAVQDGRTLTWHIKMIDSEPIRMVIYVPNFRNIGIAVGVFVLFTAVTVIIGLRRRRLRKS, encoded by the coding sequence ATGCTGTATAGTTGGCGAAAAGTTTCCATCTTTGTTTTACTGGCCCTTACGCTGTTTCTTTTATCCGGCTGCGCCAAAGGATCTGCACATGTTACCGTAAATAGGAACGGGAGCATTGATACGGCAGTCAATCTCCGTCTGGATTCACGTACACAATCAATGGTAAGCGGTAAGATGGATGACCTGATCACTAGATTGCAGAAGGTAGGTATTCCACTTCGGAAAAGCCAAGACGGCAGTTCAACAAAGTATCAATATCTGAAAACGTACGCTTCCTTTCAAGAGTTGAGGTCTATGATGAGCCACAGTAACAGCGATCTGGTGGATGCGAACGTGGAGACAACGGACAGGTGGTTGTATACCCGATATACAGTTGAGACGCAGCTTCATTTAAGCTCCTACTCCGATAAAATCCTGCAAAATATAGACTCGTCAACGCTATCGAAACCACTAGTTCGACTGCTGCTGCAGGGTTTCGCTTTTGATTTTAGTCTAACCCTACCTTTCGATGTATTTGGGGATAACAATGCGGCAGTGCAGGACGGAAGGACCTTAACCTGGCATATTAAAATGATCGATTCCGAACCCATTCGTATGGTGATTTACGTACCCAACTTTAGGAATATTGGCATTGCTGTAGGCGTTTTTGTTCTTTTTACGGCGGTAACTGTGATTATTGGGTTGAGAAGAAGAAGATTGAGGAAGTCATAG
- a CDS encoding IS110 family transposase: MEFKQRNKQNQQIERITPKHVVIGVDIAKEIHVARAVNYRGIEIGKPLKFADSKEGFIRFQQWLEHLQSTHRLNNVLVGMEPTGHYWFHLADWLLAESIDVVLVNPATTKRNKENRDNSPSKSDMKDALVIADVVSRGYYTDLPRTPEVFQRLRVSMNYREICMKDLVIIKNRITRWLDVSFPEYTTVFKDWTVPRSLATLQAFPLPRDIKNLDSEKMIAGWKPFMKRVGGSRALQKAAELLAAARRSVGRTTCQEEERRQLANLVADYLRLEQRIGEMQKELIKLLEEIPELTQRLRSIQGLGTICIAALLAGTGNLKTYTHGNQILSQAGLNLAEKSSGKYQGQVKITGRGRPQLRKHLYLGVISLVSQNPAFRAWHEHNVKQKKMKPMASIFKLIGKLCRIIVGLVRQERSFDPKVANPAPLAA; this comes from the coding sequence ATGGAGTTTAAACAAAGAAATAAACAAAATCAACAGATCGAAAGGATTACACCTAAACACGTGGTCATCGGTGTAGATATTGCTAAAGAAATTCATGTGGCTCGAGCTGTCAATTATCGTGGAATCGAAATAGGGAAACCTTTGAAGTTTGCTGACTCCAAGGAAGGCTTTATCCGGTTCCAGCAGTGGCTGGAGCACCTTCAATCCACTCATCGTCTAAACAATGTCTTGGTTGGAATGGAGCCTACGGGACACTACTGGTTCCACCTGGCGGATTGGCTTCTTGCGGAGTCCATTGATGTCGTATTGGTCAACCCGGCAACGACCAAGCGTAATAAAGAAAATCGGGATAACTCTCCCTCCAAAAGTGATATGAAAGACGCTTTAGTGATCGCCGATGTGGTCTCCCGAGGGTACTATACCGATTTGCCGCGAACGCCCGAAGTCTTCCAACGTTTACGTGTATCCATGAATTATCGGGAAATTTGTATGAAAGACCTAGTCATCATCAAAAACCGTATTACACGCTGGCTGGATGTGAGTTTTCCGGAGTACACCACCGTGTTTAAAGATTGGACCGTACCCCGTTCGCTAGCTACCCTGCAAGCCTTCCCTCTGCCAAGGGATATCAAGAATCTGGACTCGGAGAAGATGATTGCAGGCTGGAAGCCTTTTATGAAGCGAGTGGGTGGTTCCCGCGCCCTGCAAAAGGCGGCGGAGCTGCTGGCAGCTGCACGTCGCTCTGTAGGGCGTACGACGTGTCAGGAAGAAGAACGGCGCCAACTTGCGAATCTAGTAGCCGATTATCTTCGGCTAGAACAGCGGATAGGAGAGATGCAAAAGGAACTGATCAAACTACTGGAGGAGATTCCTGAATTGACCCAACGGCTCCGTTCGATTCAAGGTCTAGGCACGATTTGTATTGCGGCCTTATTGGCGGGAACGGGAAATCTGAAAACCTATACCCATGGTAACCAAATTCTTTCTCAGGCCGGTCTAAATTTGGCAGAGAAGAGTTCTGGTAAATACCAGGGCCAAGTCAAGATCACTGGACGAGGAAGGCCCCAACTACGTAAACACCTCTACCTGGGTGTCATCTCTCTAGTCTCCCAAAACCCTGCCTTTCGGGCTTGGCATGAGCATAATGTGAAACAAAAGAAGATGAAGCCCATGGCTTCCATTTTCAAGTTAATCGGAAAGCTCTGCCGCATCATTGTAGGTCTAGTCCGACAGGAGCGTTCCTTTGATCCAAAGGTCGCTAACCCCGCCCCACTGGCAGCTTAA
- a CDS encoding glycoside hydrolase family 30 protein, translating into MIHRTGITDKVEVWLSSESAPGDKRWFQGSEKLTHQLSRQADLHWTAPTAASITTLTVTPDHTYQEILGIGTSMEETTVHNLSKMSPSVRTSILNQMTGIGDQGIGFNLFRLTLGTSDFTAQPFYTYDDIADGETDFELKQFSIQKDIELSIVETVRQLVASAPDLLVFASPWSPPAWMKTNGSLLRGQLKEGKEYTEALATYYRMAIQAYLEQGIPIYAMTLQNEPLLETDYPSCYMSPERQKELALALKREFTEHGLDTEIWIFDHNFSNVRAYVTPILNDIDGFAAVDGIALHDYEGEPELMSEIHAAYPDKPIYLTERSVWGTEGAHRIAQYFRNYASSYNAWVTMLDSRIGTHQWLGTPGPTMFIQDATEADRYWLTPEYYLLGQFTRFVRRGAVRIESTYGSTDTVTNVVFRNPDGGVIAVVINQTESEQVFRVLCEGNQFTAVLPAKMVGTYCWRTT; encoded by the coding sequence GTGATTCATAGAACAGGAATAACAGACAAAGTGGAAGTATGGCTCAGTTCGGAATCGGCGCCTGGTGATAAAAGATGGTTTCAAGGCTCAGAAAAACTTACTCACCAGCTTAGCCGTCAGGCAGATTTGCATTGGACGGCTCCAACAGCAGCGTCAATAACGACCTTAACCGTCACACCGGACCATACCTACCAGGAGATTCTGGGAATAGGCACCTCTATGGAGGAGACGACGGTTCACAACTTGTCCAAGATGAGTCCTTCCGTACGTACGAGTATTCTGAATCAAATGACAGGTATAGGGGATCAGGGCATTGGCTTTAATCTATTCCGATTAACCCTGGGGACCTCTGATTTCACAGCACAGCCCTTTTACACTTATGATGACATCGCCGATGGCGAAACAGATTTCGAACTGAAGCAATTCTCCATACAAAAAGATATTGAACTTTCGATCGTAGAGACGGTCCGGCAGCTGGTGGCGTCTGCACCAGACCTTCTGGTGTTCGCCTCTCCATGGAGTCCTCCTGCTTGGATGAAGACCAATGGCAGCTTATTAAGAGGTCAACTAAAAGAAGGTAAGGAATACACCGAGGCACTTGCGACATATTATCGAATGGCGATTCAGGCCTATCTGGAGCAGGGCATTCCTATTTATGCGATGACCCTGCAAAATGAACCCCTGCTGGAAACGGATTATCCGAGCTGCTACATGTCTCCGGAGCGGCAGAAAGAGTTGGCGTTGGCCTTGAAAAGGGAATTTACGGAGCATGGATTGGATACGGAAATCTGGATTTTTGATCATAATTTCAGTAATGTCCGGGCTTATGTAACACCGATATTAAATGATATAGACGGGTTTGCGGCAGTAGATGGGATTGCCCTTCACGATTATGAAGGAGAGCCGGAACTTATGAGCGAGATTCATGCCGCCTACCCGGATAAGCCGATTTATCTGACGGAGCGTTCAGTATGGGGGACAGAGGGAGCCCATCGTATAGCACAGTATTTTCGTAACTATGCCAGCAGCTACAATGCGTGGGTCACTATGCTAGACAGCCGAATTGGAACCCATCAATGGCTTGGAACACCGGGGCCGACAATGTTCATCCAGGATGCAACAGAGGCAGATCGTTATTGGCTGACTCCCGAATATTATTTGCTTGGGCAGTTTACCCGTTTTGTTCGGCGGGGTGCGGTAAGGATCGAGAGCACTTACGGCTCAACCGATACCGTAACGAATGTTGTATTCCGAAATCCTGACGGTGGTGTGATTGCGGTGGTCATCAATCAAACCGAATCGGAGCAGGTGTTTCGAGTGTTATGTGAGGGGAATCAGTTCACGGCTGTACTCCCGGCGAAGATGGTAGGGACGTATTGTTGGAGGACTACTTAA